One Agelaius phoeniceus isolate bAgePho1 chromosome 6, bAgePho1.hap1, whole genome shotgun sequence DNA window includes the following coding sequences:
- the CINP gene encoding cyclin-dependent kinase 2-interacting protein isoform X2 has protein sequence MMKWERLNDNGFTTANKIVNMRISEQFQDNKLEIACDNSATEPEKPTPKYNEELDNCCAELLETLKQMTKIQLKMEKLTSTTKAICDLETFHHGAGNCKAPFFHTWPTSYFYEVCLKLSEMYKKELQLKQTIVQDIAHSADQDLMMVYLSSWLYQPYIENSSMLLLEAMLLETGHRQC, from the exons ATGATGAAATGGGAGAGACTGAATGATAATGGATTTACTACAGCAAACAAAATAGTCAACATGAGGATCAGTGAGCA ATTTCAGGACAACAAACTGGAGATAGCATGTGATAACAGTGCCACAGAACCTGAAAAGCCAACCCCAAAATATAATGAAGAGCTGGACAATTGCTGTGCAGAATTACTTGAGACCTTAAAGCAAATG ACAAAAATACAACTGAAAATGGAAAAGCTTACTTCGACTACTAAAGCAATCTGTGACTTGGAAACATTCCACCATGGAGCTGGGAATTGCAAGGCTCCCTTCTTTCATACATGGCCCACATCATACTTCT ATGAGGTTTGTCTGAAGCTGTCTGAAATGTACAAGAAGGAACTACAACTCAAGCAAACCATTGTACAAGACATTGCTCATTCTGCTGACCAGGATCTGATGATGGTGTATTTATCCTCGTGGCTGTACCAGCCTTACATTGAGAACAGCAGCATGCTGCTGCTTGAAGCCATGCTGCTGGAAACAGGACACAGGCAGTGCTAG
- the CINP gene encoding cyclin-dependent kinase 2-interacting protein isoform X1, protein MAAKSPPDSTPRRPVLSVSARKIKDNAVDWHNLMMKWERLNDNGFTTANKIVNMRISEQFQDNKLEIACDNSATEPEKPTPKYNEELDNCCAELLETLKQMTKIQLKMEKLTSTTKAICDLETFHHGAGNCKAPFFHTWPTSYFYEVCLKLSEMYKKELQLKQTIVQDIAHSADQDLMMVYLSSWLYQPYIENSSMLLLEAMLLETGHRQC, encoded by the exons ATGGCGG CTAAAAGTCCTCCTGATAGTACACCAAGAAGGCCTGTTTTATCTGTCAGTGcaagaaaaattaaagataatGCAGTAGACTGGCATAATTTAATGATGAAATGGGAGAGACTGAATGATAATGGATTTACTACAGCAAACAAAATAGTCAACATGAGGATCAGTGAGCA ATTTCAGGACAACAAACTGGAGATAGCATGTGATAACAGTGCCACAGAACCTGAAAAGCCAACCCCAAAATATAATGAAGAGCTGGACAATTGCTGTGCAGAATTACTTGAGACCTTAAAGCAAATG ACAAAAATACAACTGAAAATGGAAAAGCTTACTTCGACTACTAAAGCAATCTGTGACTTGGAAACATTCCACCATGGAGCTGGGAATTGCAAGGCTCCCTTCTTTCATACATGGCCCACATCATACTTCT ATGAGGTTTGTCTGAAGCTGTCTGAAATGTACAAGAAGGAACTACAACTCAAGCAAACCATTGTACAAGACATTGCTCATTCTGCTGACCAGGATCTGATGATGGTGTATTTATCCTCGTGGCTGTACCAGCCTTACATTGAGAACAGCAGCATGCTGCTGCTTGAAGCCATGCTGCTGGAAACAGGACACAGGCAGTGCTAG